GGCGCTGGCGCGCCTCGCCGCCTCGGCGCAGGACGAGCAGGCGGTCGCGACGTTGGCGCCGGCGCTGGCGACGACGCAGCCGTTCTTCCTGCCTTATCAGGGCGAGGACGATATTGCTCTGCAGCGCCTCTATGGCGAACTCGCCTGCGGGCTGCTCGCGCGCGCCTTGCCGCCGGCGCCGCTCGCGGCGCGGCCGGCGCCGGGCGAGCGCATCCGGATCGGAATCGTCAGCGGCTTCTTTTGCCGCCACACGGTGTTTCGCCTTTTTCTCGATAGCTGGCTCGCGCATCTCGATCGCGTCCGCTTCGAGGTGATCGGCTTCCACACCGGCAAGATCGAGGACGCGGAGACGCGGCGCGCCGCGGCGCAATGCGACTGCTTCCCGCGCGAGCCGGCGACGCCGCAGGCGTGGCGGGAGGCGATCATCGACGCTGCGCCGCATGTGCTGCTCTATCCCGAAATCGGCATGGATCCGACCGCCGGATGGCTCGCCGCCCAGCGCCTCGCGCCCGTGCAATGCATGGCCTGGGGCCAGCCGGAGACGAGCGGCATGCCGACGATGGATTATTTCCTGTCGAGCGAATTGATGGAGCCGGACGGAGCCGAGGCCTTCTACACGGAGCGGCTGGTCCGTCTGCCCCATCTCGGCCTGCATTATTCGCCCGATCCGGTGTCGGCGACGACGCTCGATCGCGCCGCGCTCGGGATCGCGCCCGGCGTTCCGCTGTTCTGGTCCGGGCAGGCGCTCTACAAATATCATCCGCGCTACGATGTCGTGTTCCCGCGCATCGCCGCGGCGCTCGGCCCGTGCAAGTTTCTGTTCATCGCTTTCGCCAAGAGCGACGAGGTGACGCGCGCCTTTCGCGAGCGTCTTCGCCGCGCCTTCGCCGCCATGGGGCTCGACGCCGACGATCATTGCGTGATCCTGCCGCAAATGCCGCAGGACATGTTCGTCGCCGCGGCGCGCGCCTGCGATGTCATCCTCGACACGCCGGGCTGGTCGGGCGGGCGCTCGACGCTCGATTGCCTGTCGGCGGATCGCCCGATCGTCACGCTTCCAGGGCGCTTCATGCGCGGGCGCCACACGGCGGCGATCCTCGAGCGCATCGGCTGCGCGCAGACGATCGCCGCCTCGCTCGACGATTATGTCGAGATCGCCATCGCGCTCGGACGCGACGGCGAAAAGCGCGAGGCGCTCGCGCGCTTCATGGCCGAGAACAAGTGGAGAGCCTTCGAGGACCCGGACTATATCCGCGCGCTCGAGGATTTTCTCGAGCGTGCGGCGCGCGGCGGGTGATGAAGGCCACGCTCGCCTTCTTCGCCGCCGAATATGGATAAGCCCGCGTCGGCGCCTATATGTTCGGCGAGACCTGCCGAGAAGGGGCGTCGACAATGGCGAAGCCGCCGGACGAAAAGCCGAGCAAGCGAGCGAATTGGGGATTCAACGTCGCCTATCTGCTGTTCGCGCTGATCGGCGTGCTGCTGCTGCAGCAGATGTGGACGAGCTATCGACAGACCGAGGTCGTCCCCTATAGCGAGTTCCAGAACCTGCTGCGCGACAGCAAGATCGAAGAGGTCCAGGTCGGCGATCAGCTCGTTCATGCGACGCTGAAGGAGCCGTTGAAGGACGGGCGCAAGCAGATCGTCTCGGTGCGCGTGCCGACCGACATCGCCGCCGAGCTGCAGGCGGCCAATGTCCAATATTCCGGCGTCATGGAGAATACCTTCGTCACGACGCTGCTCTCCTGGGTCGTCCCGATCGCGCTGTTCTTCCTCGTGTGGAGCTATTTGTCGCGACGCATGACGCAGGGGCTCGGCTCGATGATGCAGATCGGCCAGAGCCGCGCCAAGATCTTCGTCGAGACCGATGTGAAGGTCGGCTTCGCTGATGTCGCCGGCGTCGACGAGGCCAAGGAGGAATTGCAGGAGATCGTCGCTTTTCTGAAGGACCCGGGCACTTATGGGCGCCTCGGCGCGCGCATTCCCAAAGGCATTCTGCTCGTCGGCCCGCCGGGCACCGGCAAGACCTTGCTCGCCCGCGCCGTGGCGGGTGAGGCGGGCGTGCCGTTCTATTCCATCACCGGCTCGGAATTCGTCGAAATGTTCGTCGGGGTCGGCGCCGCGCGCGTGCGCGATCTCTTCGCGCAGGCGCGCGCCTCGGCGCCTTGCATCATCTTCATCGACGAATTGGACGCGCTCGGCCGCGCCCGCGGCATCTCCGGCCTCTCCGGCGGGCATGACGAGAAGGAGCAGACGCTCAATCAATTGCTCGCCGAGCTGGACGGTTTCGATCCCTCTTCGGGCGTCGTGCTGCTCGCGGCGACCAACAGGCCCGAGGTGCTCGATCCGGCGCTGCTGCGCGCCGGACGCTTCGATCGGCAGATTTCCGTCGATCGCCCCGACAAGACCGGCCGCGTGGCGATTCTGAAAGTGCATTTGAAGAAGATCAAGCTCGGCGCCGATGTCGACCCGAACGAGATCGCCGCCATGACTCCGGGCTTCACCGGCGCCGATCTGGCCAATCTCGTCAATGAGGCGGCGACCTTGGCGACGCGGCGGCGCGCCGCTTCGGTGACGCTGGACGATTTCACCGCCGCGATCGAACGCGTGATCGCCGGGCCGGAGAAGCGCAATCGCCTGCTGCATCCGCGCGAGCGGCGCATCGTCGCTTATCACGAGATGGGCCATGCGATCGTCTCCATGGCGCTGCCCGATATGGACCCGGTCAAGAAGGTGTCGATCATTCCGCGCGGCATGGGCGCGCTCGGCTATACGATGCAGATGCCGACCGAGGACCGCTATCTGATGACGCGCACCGAATTGCTGAACCGCATGACGGCGCTGCTCGGCGGGCGCGCGGCGGAGATGGTCGTGTTCCACGAGGCGACGACTGGCGCCGCCGACGATCTGCAGCGCGCCACCGAAATGGCGCGCGCCATGGCGACGCGCTACGGCATGGAGCCCTCGGTCGGCCAAGCCTCCTATATCGCCGAGCGGCCGCGCTATCTCGACGTCGCCGACCTCGGCCAGCGCCGCTCCGAGGCGAGCGAGGAGACGAGCGCGCGCATCGACCGCGCCGTGCGCGAATTGGTGGACGAGGCGTTCGCGAGGGCGACGCGAATCTTGAAGGAATGCGCCAGCGTGCACGAGTCCTCGGCGCAGCGGCTGCTCGACAAGGAGACTTTTGTCGAGGAGGATCTGGCGCCGATACGGGCGGAGGTGGAGGCGAGCCTGAAGGCCGGGCGTTCAGGGGGCGCGTCGGACCGCGAGCCTTCGGGGTCGCTTTCCAGCACGGGAAGCCGTTAAGCGATCATTGCCCTCGGACAAGCCCGTTTGGCCACGAGGCGAGCGCGCTCGGGCGGCGGCTCCCACGCCTAAGCCGCGCGTGTCGATCGAGCATATCGAGCTTGCGCGCCGCCACTGCGCCGGACAATCTCCCGTTTCAAAGAAGCGCTTTGTCTCGGCGTCCGCGAAGCCCTGTATCACGGTCGCGTCATTAACGATACGTCCCGCATATCGTCAAGATCCCGAGACTCGACTCCGCGCGCTCCGCCACAGTGGTCGGACGCGCGGAGTCGCGTCCCGGCCTCACCCAAACGTCTTCTTCAGCTCCGCCAGGATCGCGTCGCCCATCTCACTCGTCGAGACGGTCGCGCCGCCCGCGGCGATGTCGGCCGTGCGCAGGCCCGCGGCGAGAACGTCGGCGATCGCCTTGTCGACCGCATCCGCGACGGCGGTCAGCCCGAAGGAATAGCGCAGCGCCATCACGACGGAGCCGATCATGGCGATCGGATTGGCGAGGCCCTTGCCGGCGATGTCGGGCGCCGAGCCATGCACCGGCTCATAGAGCGCTTTGCGCTTGCCGGTCGCCGCATCCTCTCCGCCGAGCGAGGCGGAGGGCAGCATGCCGAGCGAGCCGGTCAGCATCGACGCCACATCCGACAAGAGATCGCCGAACAGATTATCGGTGACGATCACATCGAACTGCTTGGGACGGCGCACCAGCTGCATGCCGAGCGAATCGGCGAGCATATGGTCCAGCTTCACATCGGAATAGTCGCGCGCGTGCAGAGCCGTGACCACTTCGCGCCACAGCAGCCCGGACTTCATGACATTGGATTTTTCCGAGGACGTCACCCGGTTGGAGCGCTTGCGCGCGAGCTCGAAGGCCACGCGGGCGATGCGCTCGATCTCATAGGTCTCGTAGACCTGCGTGTCGACGCCGCGCTTCTGGCCATTGCCGAGATCGGTGATCTCCTTGGGCTCGCCGAAATAGACGCCGCCGGTCAATTCGCGCACGATCATGATGTCGAGCCCGTCGACGAGATCGGGCTTCAGCGAGGAGGCGTCGACCAGCGCCGGATAGCAGATGGCCGGGCGCAGATTGGCGAACAGGCCGAGGTCCTTGCGCAGGCGCAGGAGGCCCGCCTCGGGGCGCACGTCATAAGGCACGCCGTCCCATTTCGGCCCGCCGACGGCGGCGAGCAGCACCGCGTCGGCGCTCTGCGCCAACGCCATGTCGCCTTCGCTGATGGCGACTCCATGGGCGTCATAGGCGGCGCCGCCGACGAGGCCCTTCTCCGTCTCGAAGGCGGCGACGCCGGCCGCGCTCAGAAAGGCGACGAGCTTCTCGGCCTCGGCCATGATCTCCGGGCCGATGCCGTCGCCGGGCAGAAGAAGGAGCTTGTAGGCGGCCATGAAATCCTCTCTAGGAGTGAGTCTCTCTTTGGGGTCGCGCCGTCAATACGGCGCTCGCGGCGCCGACGCAACACTGGTCCCGGGGAGCCGTCTCATGCGACAATCTGTCCGCCGCCGCGGCTCTTGCCGGTCGCGGAGCGACCGTGCAGCCTGCGATGGATCGGGAAACGACGCATCGCGGGCGGCGGGCGCGGCGGCGACCCTTTCGGGCTCGAATAATTCAAGAAAATAAGAGGAGACGCACATGTCGAAAGTCCATGTTCTCGCGGCCGCGCTGCTGGCCGCTTCGCTCGCGGGGACCCGCGCCGAGGCCTTCTGCCTGTTCTCCTGCGAGCCCACCGCCGAGAATGCGCGAAAAGTGTTCGAGAACCGCGTGAAGCAGAAATTCGCCGCCGACGCCGTGATCGATAAGTTCGAGGTGACGCGGTTCTGGCGGCTCGATGTCGAGGGCGCCGGCCACGCCGCCGTCGAATATTATTTCGACGCCGCCGTCTCCTTCCCTTCGGGCGCCAATCCCGAATGCAAGCCGGACGAGGCCGGCGCGGTGAAGCCGGGATGCTCGGCCAGCAAATATTTTTCGACGACGGTCTCCAATCAGGAGGTCAAGGACAAGCAATATATCGAGCCGGGCGCCAAGATCGAGTTCAAGGACGAGACCCGCTTCGACGAGGCGGGCAAGGGGTGGAAGGGCCAGGACGGCAATTCCTATTGATCAAGAATTCCTTACGTTCGAGCGAATTCTGATCGATCGAACGATTCCCTTCGATCGGAAAGCGCTCTCGTCGTGTCCGCCTCTTCCCTCGGCCCGCGCAAATGGTGTAGAAGGCGCGGCGAAAAGAACATGCGCGGGCCGCGGGCGGGCGGAACCGAAGCGCCGGGAGAAAGCCGTTCATGCAACAGGTCGTCATCGTCATCCACCTGATGGTGGTGGTCGCTCTCGTCGTGCTGATTCTCTATCAGAAGTCGGAGGGCGGAGCGCTCGGCATCGGCGGCGGCGGTCTGTTCACCGGCCGCGGTCAGGCCAATGCGATGACGCGCGCGACCGGCATTCTCGGCGCGATCTTCTTCGTGACCAGCATCATACTGACGGTGCTGCCCGCCTGGGAGCGCGCCGGCGAGGGCTTCGACGCCGGCAAGATCATCGAGCTCAAGGAAGTGCCGTCGGGCGGCGCGCCAGCGGCGACGCCGGGCGCACCGCCGGCGCCGGGAGCCGCCGC
The sequence above is a segment of the Methylosinus trichosporium OB3b genome. Coding sequences within it:
- the ftsH gene encoding ATP-dependent zinc metalloprotease FtsH; translated protein: MAKPPDEKPSKRANWGFNVAYLLFALIGVLLLQQMWTSYRQTEVVPYSEFQNLLRDSKIEEVQVGDQLVHATLKEPLKDGRKQIVSVRVPTDIAAELQAANVQYSGVMENTFVTTLLSWVVPIALFFLVWSYLSRRMTQGLGSMMQIGQSRAKIFVETDVKVGFADVAGVDEAKEELQEIVAFLKDPGTYGRLGARIPKGILLVGPPGTGKTLLARAVAGEAGVPFYSITGSEFVEMFVGVGAARVRDLFAQARASAPCIIFIDELDALGRARGISGLSGGHDEKEQTLNQLLAELDGFDPSSGVVLLAATNRPEVLDPALLRAGRFDRQISVDRPDKTGRVAILKVHLKKIKLGADVDPNEIAAMTPGFTGADLANLVNEAATLATRRRAASVTLDDFTAAIERVIAGPEKRNRLLHPRERRIVAYHEMGHAIVSMALPDMDPVKKVSIIPRGMGALGYTMQMPTEDRYLMTRTELLNRMTALLGGRAAEMVVFHEATTGAADDLQRATEMARAMATRYGMEPSVGQASYIAERPRYLDVADLGQRRSEASEETSARIDRAVRELVDEAFARATRILKECASVHESSAQRLLDKETFVEEDLAPIRAEVEASLKAGRSGGASDREPSGSLSSTGSR
- a CDS encoding tetratricopeptide repeat protein, coding for MTIDAAFRDARARHEAGRLDEAETLYRAILGAEPSHAEALHLLGLVRVERGDALTGAELIGRAMALTPGAAVHHNSLATAFRALGRHEDALREARAAVALRPRSGELRCNLATMLDELGQREEAILHYRSAADCAPERAEIWYNLANLLAEVGPAREAEEAFANAVRLAPGFVAAQGNYGRWLMRRGRFAEAVERLAEAARLAPGEPSYWNNLAAALQELGSFADALACYQRALALDPRHADAFYNLGCLLHLAGDADKAVAHHVGAAAADPRHGAARIAACMAELPILYDDESEVATRRARYSEALARLAASAQDEQAVATLAPALATTQPFFLPYQGEDDIALQRLYGELACGLLARALPPAPLAARPAPGERIRIGIVSGFFCRHTVFRLFLDSWLAHLDRVRFEVIGFHTGKIEDAETRRAAAQCDCFPREPATPQAWREAIIDAAPHVLLYPEIGMDPTAGWLAAQRLAPVQCMAWGQPETSGMPTMDYFLSSELMEPDGAEAFYTERLVRLPHLGLHYSPDPVSATTLDRAALGIAPGVPLFWSGQALYKYHPRYDVVFPRIAAALGPCKFLFIAFAKSDEVTRAFRERLRRAFAAMGLDADDHCVILPQMPQDMFVAAARACDVILDTPGWSGGRSTLDCLSADRPIVTLPGRFMRGRHTAAILERIGCAQTIAASLDDYVEIAIALGRDGEKREALARFMAENKWRAFEDPDYIRALEDFLERAARGG
- the secG gene encoding preprotein translocase subunit SecG; the encoded protein is MQQVVIVIHLMVVVALVVLILYQKSEGGALGIGGGGLFTGRGQANAMTRATGILGAIFFVTSIILTVLPAWERAGEGFDAGKIIELKEVPSGGAPAATPGAPPAPGAAAPSGKKESIFEQLQRAQQQRQGEPAAAPPATLDAAPAVEEPAKPLEWKAPESPEEGADKAPATEQK
- the leuB gene encoding 3-isopropylmalate dehydrogenase, producing MAAYKLLLLPGDGIGPEIMAEAEKLVAFLSAAGVAAFETEKGLVGGAAYDAHGVAISEGDMALAQSADAVLLAAVGGPKWDGVPYDVRPEAGLLRLRKDLGLFANLRPAICYPALVDASSLKPDLVDGLDIMIVRELTGGVYFGEPKEITDLGNGQKRGVDTQVYETYEIERIARVAFELARKRSNRVTSSEKSNVMKSGLLWREVVTALHARDYSDVKLDHMLADSLGMQLVRRPKQFDVIVTDNLFGDLLSDVASMLTGSLGMLPSASLGGEDAATGKRKALYEPVHGSAPDIAGKGLANPIAMIGSVVMALRYSFGLTAVADAVDKAIADVLAAGLRTADIAAGGATVSTSEMGDAILAELKKTFG